The Thermoplasmataceae archaeon genome has a segment encoding these proteins:
- the pyk gene encoding pyruvate kinase has translation INHPSILGSLKPGDTIFMSDGKVSLTVINSSKDQATVSAGDNAVIRDRSRINIPGRVLDLGTITDRDREFLKEGVAGHVDYFALSFVQSKANVQSLQKAIMDIGGSQGVVAKIETKSGYQNIGEIAMASDVVMVARGDLGVELPLTEVSLAQKNIIYQSHRRGKPTIVATQMLESMVMSDSPTRAEVSDVTNAILDNADSLMLSEETAMGKYPVQTIEYLSRISEYVESQRMDFPEPEEFIGNKVAYSIAVASKTISEDSNAEGIIAFTRTGNTARMISAVRPRVPAYGVVNSESTARKLNLYRGIIPVFLPINDGETTDVYDMTRKFQELNGIRRGLRYVVTSGAPYFLFGGTNDVRVITTGRYLGVGHANGISADGTVTYGTDGNCNILVVSKEDEIPLNASKYDGIICQSAVSSFLRERLRESETSLLSNAKLFYDIKEGDNVFIDGYTGIVVS, from the coding sequence CAAGCATTCTTGGATCTCTAAAACCGGGAGACACAATTTTTATGAGTGATGGCAAGGTTTCACTGACGGTAATCAACTCCTCCAAAGATCAGGCCACCGTTTCTGCTGGAGATAATGCCGTGATCAGGGACAGGAGCCGAATAAACATTCCCGGTAGGGTGCTCGATCTCGGTACGATCACCGATCGTGACAGGGAGTTCCTCAAGGAAGGCGTGGCAGGTCACGTGGACTATTTCGCGCTGTCGTTCGTTCAATCCAAGGCCAATGTGCAGAGCCTCCAGAAAGCTATAATGGATATCGGCGGATCCCAGGGGGTTGTTGCCAAGATAGAAACCAAGAGCGGGTACCAGAATATAGGTGAGATTGCAATGGCATCAGACGTGGTAATGGTTGCGAGGGGAGACCTTGGTGTGGAATTGCCACTGACCGAGGTCAGTCTAGCTCAGAAAAACATTATCTATCAATCCCACAGAAGAGGAAAGCCAACAATAGTCGCTACGCAGATGCTGGAGAGCATGGTAATGAGCGATTCCCCGACCAGAGCAGAAGTATCAGATGTTACCAACGCTATACTGGATAATGCCGACTCCCTCATGCTTTCTGAAGAAACTGCCATGGGAAAATATCCTGTACAGACTATCGAATATCTGAGCAGAATTTCTGAATACGTTGAAAGTCAGAGAATGGATTTTCCTGAGCCGGAAGAATTTATTGGGAACAAGGTAGCTTACTCTATTGCGGTTGCATCAAAGACAATCTCTGAAGATTCAAATGCAGAGGGAATAATAGCATTCACCCGCACAGGAAATACTGCCAGGATGATTTCCGCAGTGCGCCCGCGTGTGCCTGCATATGGGGTTGTGAATTCTGAATCTACGGCAAGGAAACTGAACCTGTACCGTGGCATCATCCCAGTCTTTTTGCCGATAAATGATGGGGAAACAACCGACGTTTACGACATGACGAGGAAATTCCAGGAATTGAACGGAATCAGGAGAGGATTGCGATACGTTGTTACCTCGGGCGCACCATACTTCCTGTTCGGTGGAACCAATGACGTCAGGGTCATAACTACAGGAAGGTACCTTGGGGTTGGGCACGCAAACGGCATTTCAGCTGACGGAACCGTGACGTACGGAACTGATGGAAATTGCAATATATTGGTCGTGAGCAAAGAAGATGAAATTCCATTGAACGCATCAAAATACGATGGAATTATATGCCAGAGTGCTGTCAGCAGCTTTCTGCGTGAAAGACTGAGAGAATCTGAAACATCTCTACTGAGCAATGCAAAACTTTTCTACGATATAAAGGAGGGCGATAATGTATTCATTGACGGATACACAGGAATAGTTGTATCATAA
- a CDS encoding 50S ribosomal protein L13 has translation MIYIDADNAIYGRLSTYVAKQLLYGEGVVIVNAEKVVITGTKPFLINRFKERREIGSVRKGPAYPKTADQILRRSIKNMLPSKTTTGKEALRRCVVYRGKPKILEGTEFVKVDSALNHKKSGYVTLQDITFQLGQRSIQ, from the coding sequence ATGATATACATTGATGCTGATAATGCAATTTACGGAAGACTTTCAACCTATGTTGCCAAGCAGTTGCTTTACGGCGAAGGCGTCGTAATTGTAAACGCTGAAAAAGTGGTTATAACCGGCACTAAACCATTCCTTATCAACAGGTTCAAGGAGAGAAGGGAAATTGGAAGCGTCAGGAAAGGACCCGCATATCCGAAGACAGCTGACCAGATCCTCAGGAGATCAATAAAAAATATGTTGCCGTCAAAGACAACGACCGGGAAAGAAGCACTGAGGAGATGTGTTGTCTATAGGGGAAAGCCAAAGATACTGGAAGGAACGGAATTCGTTAAGGTCGACAGTGCGCTCAACCACAAGAAGAGTGGATACGTAACACTTCAGGATATCACATTCCAGCTTGGCCAGAGGTCGATTCAATGA
- a CDS encoding 30S ribosomal protein S9 — MKANNSIVTSGKRKTAVAKAVTKKGSGKVTINGYPIELHPVSILREKIREPLLLLGDKVNGIDIEVTVSGGGVTGQADASRTAIAKGIVKFVADDTLEDKFKQYDRAMLVNDIRRKLPKKPMGRGARVKRQKSYR; from the coding sequence ATGAAAGCAAACAATTCAATCGTAACATCTGGTAAAAGAAAAACCGCAGTTGCCAAAGCTGTTACAAAAAAGGGCAGCGGGAAAGTTACTATCAACGGATACCCCATTGAACTGCATCCCGTTTCCATATTGAGAGAGAAAATCAGGGAGCCTCTGCTGCTACTAGGGGATAAGGTTAATGGCATTGACATAGAAGTAACTGTGTCAGGCGGTGGCGTAACTGGACAGGCTGATGCATCCAGGACCGCTATTGCTAAGGGAATAGTGAAATTCGTTGCCGATGATACACTTGAGGACAAATTCAAGCAATACGACCGTGCGATGCTGGTTAATGATATAAGAAGAAAACTGCCCAAGAAGCCTATGGGAAGGGGCGCAAGGGTAAAGAGACAGAAGTCATACAGGTGA
- a CDS encoding 50S ribosomal protein L18e gives MSLETHRKSSPAMKGTIEKLITISRDNQSVFWRDIAKRLNGGRRRYSSINVGKISKLAAEGETVVVAGSVLGSGFIDKKITVSALSISENARKKLEDNGSKFKSLDELASENPKGTNLRILR, from the coding sequence ATGTCATTAGAAACACATAGAAAATCAAGCCCAGCCATGAAAGGGACAATTGAAAAATTGATCACGATTTCGAGAGATAACCAGTCAGTATTCTGGAGAGATATTGCAAAACGACTGAACGGGGGCAGGAGACGATATTCCTCGATAAATGTGGGAAAGATAAGCAAACTTGCAGCCGAGGGAGAAACTGTTGTGGTTGCAGGGAGTGTCCTGGGTAGTGGGTTCATTGACAAGAAAATAACCGTATCTGCACTTTCAATATCCGAAAACGCCAGGAAAAAGCTTGAGGATAATGGATCAAAATTCAAGAGCCTCGATGAGCTTGCGTCTGAGAATCCAAAGGGTACAAATCTAAGGATACTGAGGTAA
- a CDS encoding D-glyceraldehyde dehydrogenase, with amino-acid sequence MNNFIDGTWRPAYDGEEMDKYNPSTGEFLEKMPASKREDVDAAIDAAEESFDGWSSIGSVARSKIIYRAGELIAKDRKNLENILILENGKIPIEARQEVDGVLDQLQYYAEFSRKITGDIVEGDSNTRRIFQYKIPYGVVVAITPWNFPAGMVARKLAPALLTGNTVVLKPSSDTPASAEFIVRKFIEAGIPKGVLNFLTGKGSEVGDYIIAHPKVSLITMTGSTATGQRIMQKASNNMAKLILELGGKAPFMIWKDANLDNALKAFAWAKLWNSGQSCVAAERLYVHADVYDSFVKRAVSLMKSIVVGNPETSDMGPLINHQALENTEKYISDSILAGLKVIAGGKRPNVPGKFKNGYFLEPTLIEGAEESSRIFRDEIFGPVIGVRKVNDEDEMISEANNSRYGLASYLFTEDQKLIFRASDRIRFGELYVNQPGPESSQGYHTGFRLTGQGGEGSRHGIEEYVKLKNVYVDYSGRVDIESIRKDLFTGL; translated from the coding sequence ATGAACAATTTCATTGACGGTACCTGGAGACCTGCATATGATGGTGAAGAAATGGATAAGTATAACCCGTCGACAGGTGAATTCCTGGAAAAGATGCCGGCATCCAAAAGAGAAGACGTGGACGCTGCGATTGACGCCGCAGAAGAAAGTTTTGATGGATGGTCTTCCATCGGATCGGTAGCTCGCTCAAAAATCATTTACAGAGCAGGGGAGCTTATAGCAAAAGACAGAAAAAATCTTGAAAATATACTCATCCTGGAAAACGGAAAGATCCCCATAGAAGCGAGACAGGAGGTTGACGGCGTCCTTGATCAGCTTCAGTATTATGCAGAGTTCTCAAGAAAGATAACAGGTGACATTGTTGAAGGTGATAGCAACACTAGACGCATATTCCAGTACAAGATCCCCTATGGAGTTGTTGTTGCAATAACCCCATGGAATTTCCCTGCTGGCATGGTTGCCAGGAAACTGGCTCCAGCGCTGCTTACCGGAAACACTGTTGTCCTTAAGCCAAGCTCCGATACACCAGCAAGCGCAGAGTTCATTGTCCGGAAATTTATAGAGGCCGGGATTCCAAAAGGGGTTCTCAATTTTCTAACCGGAAAAGGTAGCGAAGTCGGAGATTACATAATAGCGCACCCAAAAGTTTCCCTGATTACAATGACAGGATCAACGGCAACAGGACAGCGCATAATGCAGAAAGCTTCGAACAACATGGCCAAGTTGATACTCGAACTTGGAGGAAAAGCCCCATTCATGATCTGGAAGGACGCGAACCTGGATAATGCCCTGAAAGCCTTTGCGTGGGCAAAATTATGGAACTCCGGCCAGTCTTGCGTTGCCGCAGAGCGCCTCTACGTTCATGCTGATGTGTATGACTCCTTTGTAAAAAGAGCTGTATCGCTCATGAAGTCAATCGTTGTCGGCAATCCCGAGACCTCCGACATGGGACCCCTGATAAATCATCAGGCTCTGGAAAACACTGAGAAGTATATTTCCGACTCCATCCTTGCCGGCTTGAAGGTGATAGCGGGAGGAAAGAGACCGAACGTGCCTGGAAAATTCAAAAATGGATATTTCCTCGAACCAACCCTGATCGAGGGTGCGGAGGAGTCATCAAGAATTTTCAGGGATGAGATATTTGGACCTGTAATCGGCGTGAGGAAGGTGAACGATGAAGACGAAATGATATCCGAAGCCAACAACTCCAGATACGGCCTTGCATCATATCTGTTCACGGAGGATCAGAAGCTTATATTCAGGGCATCCGACAGGATCAGATTTGGTGAACTCTACGTGAACCAGCCTGGCCCGGAGAGCTCCCAGGGGTATCATACTGGTTTCAGGCTGACCGGACAGGGTGGAGAGGGAAGCAGGCATGGCATAGAAGAATACGTCAAACTGAAAAATGTTTACGTAGACTATTCTGGCAGAGTAGACATTGAATCCATCAGGAAAGATTTGTTCACCGGATTATGA
- a CDS encoding RNA methyltransferase, whose translation MNSNFSDQLKTLSERVRIILVAPKYEGNIGAVARSMRNSGLSDLAIVNPPYIGDEAMARAMAGRDILDGRKIYQTLEEASRDFSVIAATSSVATLNRKKFRRIPVSPDEFWQEFSLRNDRIAIVFGREDDGLRNEEIEFCNYFINIPGSPDYPVYNLSHAAAIILYEMMKHVPNQVDSDYKEPISSENYNILMERIEELLDIVSFPKSRRRNIDTMIRRITARSSLTQTEYFKIMGIIRILIKHLESQ comes from the coding sequence ATGAACTCCAATTTCTCAGATCAACTCAAGACACTTTCAGAAAGAGTCAGGATAATTCTTGTAGCCCCGAAATACGAGGGCAATATTGGGGCTGTTGCCAGATCCATGAGAAATTCAGGTCTGTCTGACCTTGCGATTGTTAACCCCCCATATATCGGGGACGAGGCCATGGCCAGAGCCATGGCTGGCAGAGACATTCTGGATGGCAGAAAAATATACCAAACGCTTGAGGAGGCATCTCGTGATTTCTCAGTAATAGCAGCTACGTCAAGCGTGGCAACCTTGAACCGTAAAAAATTCAGGCGCATACCGGTTTCTCCGGATGAATTCTGGCAGGAATTCTCACTGAGGAATGACAGGATTGCAATAGTGTTTGGAAGAGAGGATGATGGTCTGCGAAACGAGGAAATAGAGTTCTGCAACTATTTCATAAATATCCCAGGATCACCCGATTACCCTGTGTACAACCTTTCTCATGCTGCCGCGATCATCCTGTACGAGATGATGAAACACGTTCCGAATCAGGTTGATTCGGACTACAAGGAGCCGATTTCTTCGGAGAACTATAATATTCTCATGGAAAGGATCGAGGAACTGCTTGATATAGTATCCTTTCCAAAATCAAGACGAAGGAACATTGATACTATGATCCGCAGAATCACAGCAAGATCTTCACTCACGCAGACTGAGTACTTCAAGATCATGGGCATCATAAGAATCCTCATTAAGCATCTGGAAAGCCAATGA
- a CDS encoding peptidylprolyl isomerase: MNNGDFLKIEYEVRAGEEKKLVDTSNESLAKESDIYHEHRKYDDEVIIVGSDKQFPEINESLEKSEEGKEYEVVIPAEKAYGIRDNKNIKVHTAREFQRLEINPVVGQEVSLNNRRGRVLSVTPGRVLVDYNHPLASKTIYYKYKVGKILTDPAEKLLAIVHMYYQPEKEDFLCSIEDSVAVISVPEDAKFDPVWLNAKYLVVNDIRKYLPDKDISIREFYLKPPKEEEHKEEAKEKAEENNTSAEVKQETSEKS; the protein is encoded by the coding sequence ATGAACAATGGTGATTTTCTAAAAATAGAATATGAGGTCAGAGCAGGTGAGGAGAAGAAACTGGTAGATACCAGCAACGAGTCGCTAGCCAAGGAAAGCGATATCTATCACGAGCACAGGAAATACGACGATGAGGTCATCATTGTTGGTTCTGATAAGCAATTTCCAGAGATAAATGAGTCCTTGGAGAAATCCGAAGAGGGAAAGGAATACGAGGTCGTGATCCCTGCGGAGAAGGCATACGGAATCAGGGACAATAAGAACATTAAGGTCCATACAGCCAGGGAATTCCAGAGGCTGGAGATTAACCCTGTCGTGGGTCAGGAAGTCAGCCTGAACAATAGAAGAGGCAGGGTCCTTTCAGTAACGCCTGGAAGGGTTCTTGTTGACTATAATCACCCGCTTGCCAGCAAAACTATATACTATAAGTACAAGGTGGGCAAGATTTTAACCGATCCTGCTGAGAAACTGCTTGCGATAGTTCACATGTATTATCAGCCTGAAAAGGAAGATTTTCTCTGCTCTATTGAGGACTCCGTCGCCGTCATTTCCGTACCGGAAGATGCAAAGTTCGATCCTGTATGGCTTAATGCAAAGTACCTTGTCGTGAACGACATACGGAAATACCTCCCTGACAAGGATATATCAATAAGGGAATTCTACCTCAAACCCCCAAAAGAAGAGGAACATAAAGAAGAAGCGAAAGAAAAAGCCGAGGAGAATAATACTTCCGCCGAAGTAAAGCAAGAGACCTCAGAGAAGTCATGA
- a CDS encoding DNA-directed RNA polymerase subunit N, with amino-acid sequence MIIPVRCFSCGKVVASDYVRFSNKMAEIRSSGREPTPEEVSKTLTDLHVDRYCCRRMILSHTDLIDEILPFS; translated from the coding sequence ATGATTATCCCGGTAAGATGTTTCAGTTGTGGGAAAGTTGTCGCATCGGACTACGTCAGGTTTAGCAATAAGATGGCAGAGATACGCAGTTCTGGGCGCGAGCCGACACCGGAAGAGGTAAGCAAGACCCTCACTGATCTGCACGTTGATAGATACTGCTGCAGAAGGATGATTCTGTCACACACAGACCTCATAGATGAAATTCTTCCGTTTTCGTGA